From the genome of Hymenobacter cellulosilyticus, one region includes:
- a CDS encoding PQQ-dependent sugar dehydrogenase has translation MKILLSGCLTVATLFSILSAQAQNDYEKTVKDGFAVNVFKPGKVDATEAYVAQLKAPAGFTVTKFAEKTGNPRMLAVAPNGDVYVSDRTKGTVQLLRDTNKDGKSDLMKEVAKRPDLHGLALKDGKLYISAIRELFVADIQADGTLGELKTLYKDLPDAGQHPNRTLNFAPDGKLYLSVGSTCNACDERNKEQATLLVVNTDGSGRQVFAKGLRNTIGFGWHPGTKALWGFDHGIDWLGDEDQREELNEIKEGADYGWPYVYADGKIPPHPQPADMTPEEYAAKTVKPTQLYAAHAAPLGMVFNKGAQFPKEYRNDAFVTMHGSWNRAQPSGYRIVRVKFDAQGKAIRIEDFVTGWLVNNNKEQFGRVCGIAQHTDGSLLISDDSNGVIYRVAYAGGKSAEKAKVKKG, from the coding sequence ATGAAAATCCTGCTTTCCGGCTGCCTGACGGTAGCTACCCTGTTCTCTATACTCTCGGCCCAGGCCCAAAACGACTATGAGAAGACGGTAAAAGACGGTTTTGCCGTCAATGTGTTCAAGCCGGGAAAGGTAGACGCCACCGAGGCCTACGTGGCCCAGCTCAAGGCGCCGGCGGGCTTTACCGTCACCAAATTCGCTGAGAAAACCGGCAACCCGCGCATGCTAGCCGTAGCCCCCAACGGCGACGTGTACGTGTCGGACCGCACCAAGGGCACCGTGCAGCTGCTGCGCGACACGAACAAGGACGGCAAATCGGACCTGATGAAGGAAGTAGCCAAGCGCCCCGATCTGCACGGGCTGGCCCTGAAAGACGGCAAGCTCTACATCAGCGCCATCCGGGAGCTGTTCGTGGCCGACATCCAGGCCGACGGGACGCTGGGCGAATTGAAAACGCTCTACAAAGACCTGCCCGACGCCGGTCAGCACCCCAACCGCACCCTCAACTTTGCCCCCGATGGTAAGCTCTACCTCTCTGTAGGCAGCACCTGCAACGCCTGCGACGAGCGAAACAAGGAACAGGCCACGTTGCTGGTCGTGAATACGGACGGCTCGGGCCGGCAGGTGTTTGCCAAGGGCCTGCGCAACACCATCGGCTTCGGCTGGCACCCCGGCACCAAGGCCCTCTGGGGCTTCGACCACGGCATCGACTGGCTCGGCGACGAAGACCAGCGCGAGGAGCTTAACGAAATCAAGGAAGGCGCCGACTACGGCTGGCCCTACGTGTACGCCGACGGCAAAATCCCGCCCCACCCCCAGCCCGCCGACATGACGCCCGAGGAGTACGCAGCCAAAACCGTGAAGCCCACCCAGCTCTACGCCGCCCACGCGGCCCCGCTGGGTATGGTCTTTAACAAGGGTGCGCAGTTCCCGAAAGAGTACCGCAACGACGCCTTCGTGACCATGCACGGCTCCTGGAACCGCGCCCAGCCCTCGGGCTACCGCATCGTGCGCGTCAAATTCGACGCCCAGGGCAAGGCCATCCGCATCGAGGATTTCGTAACCGGCTGGCTTGTCAACAACAACAAGGAGCAGTTCGGCCGCGTCTGCGGCATTGCCCAGCACACCGACGGCTCTCTGCTCATTTCCGACGACTCCAACGGCGTGATTTACCGCGTGGCGTATGCCGGCGGCAAGTCGGCAGAGAAAGCCAAGGTGAAGAAAGGGTAA
- a CDS encoding DUF2490 domain-containing protein — MSLLKPGATFLLCWGSFAAFGQANRIQDRNHIGWYVYEGDHQISKRWTLHTEYQWRRTEFLTKPQQQLARLGAAYQLRPRLSVAAGYTNLITRPYGDFPTADTGVPFPEHRSYQDVQLSDTLGRLGLEQRLRLEQRWQGQLAEGQGRTVQSWEYQNRIRYQLALTLPLQGTRLDPGEWYLMAFDEVFLSFGRNVSKVFNQNRIGAGLGYQVRDNFSLEGLYLYQITQHAEDEPVSGLPVFEFNQGFRLGISYDLTLAK, encoded by the coding sequence ATGTCTCTTCTCAAGCCCGGCGCGACTTTTCTACTTTGCTGGGGCTCTTTCGCCGCTTTCGGGCAAGCCAACCGCATCCAGGACCGCAACCACATCGGCTGGTATGTGTACGAGGGCGACCATCAAATCAGTAAGCGCTGGACGCTGCACACCGAGTACCAGTGGCGGCGCACCGAGTTTCTGACCAAGCCCCAGCAGCAGTTGGCCCGCCTGGGCGCAGCCTACCAGCTTCGGCCCCGCCTAAGCGTGGCGGCCGGCTATACCAACCTGATAACCCGCCCCTACGGCGACTTTCCCACCGCCGACACCGGCGTACCCTTTCCCGAGCACCGCAGCTACCAAGACGTGCAGCTCAGCGACACCCTGGGCCGCCTCGGACTAGAGCAGCGCCTGCGGCTGGAACAGCGCTGGCAGGGCCAGTTAGCTGAGGGACAAGGTCGTACCGTGCAAAGCTGGGAATACCAAAACCGCATCCGCTACCAGCTGGCACTTACGCTGCCGCTGCAAGGAACTCGCCTTGACCCGGGCGAGTGGTACCTAATGGCCTTCGACGAGGTATTTCTGAGCTTCGGCCGTAACGTCAGCAAAGTATTCAACCAGAACCGGATTGGGGCGGGCCTGGGCTACCAGGTGCGGGACAATTTCAGCTTGGAGGGCCTGTATCTCTACCAGATAACCCAGCACGCAGAAGACGAGCCCGTTTCGGGTTTGCCCGTGTTTGAGTTCAACCAAGGCTTTCGGCTGGGAATATCCTACGATCTGACCTTGGCGAAGTAG